A single window of Sporosarcina sp. FSL W7-1349 DNA harbors:
- a CDS encoding LysR family transcriptional regulator — MEFKDLEIFQMVAQKGTITEAAKELSYVQSNITSRIKKLENEMNTALFNRHNRGMTLTPEGKKLLVYCEKILSLTNEMKKVVQSKTEPAGKLEIGSVETVIKLPVILSAYSKKYKNVDLSLLTGVTEQLQQDVLNHHLDGAFITEIDQHPELVSHDVFQEELVILSDKSKTSVEQLKKEPFLCFSKGCGYRARLETWYKDQNITPQKVMEFGTLETILGSVVMGLGITFVPKSAVSHLAEKELVHCHYLPEKYSKINTVFIRRKDAYLTSTLEKFIETFEHSNDEPAYPIGF; from the coding sequence GTGGAATTTAAAGACTTGGAAATCTTTCAAATGGTTGCCCAGAAAGGGACCATTACAGAAGCTGCGAAAGAACTAAGCTACGTCCAGTCCAATATTACATCCAGAATCAAGAAGCTGGAGAACGAGATGAATACGGCACTTTTTAACCGTCATAACCGTGGAATGACATTAACACCTGAAGGAAAAAAATTGCTCGTCTATTGCGAGAAAATCCTATCACTTACGAATGAAATGAAAAAAGTCGTCCAAAGTAAAACAGAACCAGCAGGCAAACTGGAAATCGGATCCGTGGAAACCGTCATTAAATTACCGGTTATCTTGTCTGCCTATAGTAAAAAATATAAAAACGTAGACTTATCTCTTCTGACAGGTGTGACTGAACAGCTCCAACAAGATGTACTAAATCACCATTTGGATGGTGCGTTCATAACAGAAATCGACCAACACCCTGAACTGGTTTCCCATGACGTTTTTCAAGAAGAGCTAGTCATACTATCAGACAAATCGAAAACGTCAGTGGAGCAATTAAAAAAAGAGCCGTTCCTATGCTTCAGCAAAGGATGCGGCTACCGGGCAAGATTGGAAACCTGGTATAAAGATCAAAACATAACCCCTCAAAAAGTGATGGAATTCGGAACCTTGGAAACAATACTAGGGAGCGTAGTCATGGGACTTGGCATTACGTTTGTTCCCAAATCAGCCGTCTCCCATTTAGCAGAAAAAGAACTGGTCCACTGTCATTACTTGCCCGAAAAATACAGCAAAATCAATACCGTCTTCATTCGACGAAAAGACGCATATTTAACTTCCACCCTCGAAAAGTTTATCGAAACGTTTGAACATAGTAATGACGAACCCGCTTATCCGATAGGATTCTAG